From the genome of Reichenbachiella ulvae:
ACGCATTCTTGTTTGTCGCATTATTGGTAGCTTATTCCAGAATGTATTTACTTCAACATTTCTATATCGATATACTATTTGGGGCCTTAGTCGGCAGTGCTTCTGTCATTATTTCAAGACTAATTGCCATTCAGATTTTCCAAAAGAGATACTCAAAAGAACATTTTTCTTCATCTTAACTGTATGTATCGGCGAATAACCTTGCTGATAATAGAAATACAATTCAACAAATTCAATACTCTGATAATATCATGAAAATATCT
Proteins encoded in this window:
- a CDS encoding phosphatase PAP2 family protein, whose translation is MQVHASRSFPSGHTTTAFVIAFCLSLLFQKRLLTYAFLFVALLVAYSRMYLLQHFYIDILFGALVGSASVIISRLIAIQIFQKRYSKEHFSSS